The Chryseolinea soli nucleotide sequence CGAGTTTGTGGAACTTCTGCGATCGTTCAGAGAGAAGAACGTGAAAGTGATCGGCTATTTTCATCCACTCCCTTTTCCGCTTTACGATAAGTTTCGCGGGCCGCTGGAGGAATACAAACAAAAGATGCTGGCAGTGATGCCGGATGCGCGTATTGTCGATTTCAATACGCCCGAATATGAATTCTTTACGAAGGATCTTTCGAACTACATCGATCACGGCCACCTGAGCGAAAAAGGCCAGCAATACCTGTTGCGCGAAATTCTCACGCGGGCAGACATGCTAAAGCATCGTTAAGCGCGTACGCAGATCAGGTTCTCGCCTGAGACCAGCAGTGCAAAATTCTCTTTTTTGATCGCCTCGAAGAAGACGCGGGAACATCCCGGTTTCATGCGATCGTGTAATTCCACGACGATGGTCTTCGCATGGGGCAGCCATTTCTCTGCACCGAATTCGAAAACTTCCTTCTCGGCGCCTTCGATGTCGATCTTCAACAGGTCGATGCTCTTGATGTTGTATTGTTCCATCAGGTCGGCTACCGACAGGGCAGGCACGGCGCCGGCTTTTTTGGAGGTATTTTGTTCCACCATGAATCCCCAGTCGCTGGAGTCGGGGTTGTTGATGATCAACTCGTCTTTCTCGTGCCATAGGGCCGCTTGCAGGGGGACGACGTTTTTATAGGGCGCCGTGTTCTTCTTCAACTGCGCAAAGTTCCCATTTTCCGGCTCGATCGCGATGATCTTGGCGTTGGGGTAGCGATTGGCAAAGTAAACGGAAGCCAGGCCAATGTTGGCGCCGGCGTCGATGATCACTTTTATATCCGAAGGGATGGGCATGCCGAAATCCTGGTTGAGGTCGTATTCCTTCAATAGGAAAACTTGCTTGAACACCAATTGATCGGAGCTGCCGTTGCGCAGCGAGATGGGATAGCGTGCATCCGCTACGTTAATGGATTGTGTCTTCTTTAACTTAAGCTTAATGAAGAGGACCAGGCCTTTCCAAAAACCATAGCTCTTGACACAAAGACCCAACTCGTAAAAACGTACTCTATTTCTCATCTAGCGGAATCGGCTTAATACTTTGGATTTGAAAACAGCCTTGAAGATATCGGCCGTGGCACCCATGGCGGCCAGGTATTCGCGGCCGAGGCTTCGTTTGGGAACAATGTGTTCGTACATGCTTTTGTCCCAAACTTGCGTAAAGTATTTTTTCAACTCGGCATCTGTGGGCTCTACAACGTATTCAATACGGTCTTTCCACTCGTAGTTGACGGTGAAGATCTGTTGTTGGGTACGTTGGAGAATTTTGAAGCCGAAGGAGTTGCGCGGCAGGTAGTCGAGGAAGAGATCGCCGAAATCGTGGGTGCTTTTCATGCCCAGGCGCTCTTTGTCAACGATGACGATCTTTTTGTCGATCTCCAGCAACACCCACCTGTGGGCGCCCCGTGGGATCATGAACTCGCCGATCATAGAGGGCGCTTCCAGGTATCCGCCCTTGCCGACACGGCTGAGCTCATCCATGAATTGCGCGGGATGGTCGACGTGCTCAACCACATGGCAACAAATTACGTAATCGAACTCGTTGTCTGTGAATGGAAGGGTTTCACCATCGGCCTGGACGAAACGCTGTTTCTTCAGTACTTTGATGTCGCCGGCGCGGTGGTAGTTGTCCTCGATATATTTGTCGGTGACCACGTTTGCGCGGGGATGTGGGTTGTGACCACTTCCCACGTCCAATACGCTGAACTGGGATGGGATTTTGAGCTTAAAGCGAGAGGTAGGGTTGCTTACTTTCATATGTTTTATCAACTTACGAAGATTCAAAGATAAGGTTAATTATAATATTTCATGACCGAAAAAAATTATTGGGTGCGGGCCAGTACCTACGTTACCCTTCAGCGGCTGGCGATTTTTGTTTTTGGCTTCGGGAGTTATTTTTTCATGGTCAGGTATTTTTCCAAGGATACGTTTGGCGTCTGGACCCTGTTTGTGGTGATCACCTCCATTGTGGAAATGAGCCGGTCCGCCTTCATTCAGAACGCGTTCGTAAAATTTTACAGTCAGCCCAATATCGACAGGTTTTCGCTCACTACCGCCAGCATTACCCTTAATTTTATTTCCACACTCGTCTTTATTGCGCTCATGCTGGGGCTCATCCCAGTCCTGACCATTTTCTGGCACACCAAGGAAATTATGGGGCTCATCTTGTGGTACTGCTCCACATCGCTCATCCTGGTCCCGCTGACGCAGCTCAACTACCTGGAACAAGCGAACCAAAGTTTTCGCGGCGTTTTTTGGAGCGCTGTGGTGCGCCAGGGATTTTTCTTTAGCGTGGTGGTGATCTGCTTTTTGTGGGTTCCCAATATGTCGCTCAATTTTTTTGCCGCCATGCAAAGTGTGGGGGGCATCGCCGGGCTCGTCACCGCGTGGATCTTATCGAAACAATTTGCTCCGCGGAGGCTTGCAACCGATCGCGCTATGGTGCGGAACCTGTTTAAGTTTGGGAAATACATTCTGGGGACGGGTGTGGCATCGACCATCGGCAAGAACGCCGACCAAATTTTGTTGGGCTCCATCAGCCACAGTTCGGTGGCCTTGTACAACGCCGCCGTGCGGGTCATGAATTTTGTGGAGATCCCCACGCTGTCGATCTCGAACATCGTTTACCCGAAGATCGCCGAGCGCGCAAACCTGGAAGGGAAGGAGGCTGCCGGAAGGCTTTATGAAAAATCGGTGGCCACCATCGTGGGGATCATTCTGCCCGTGATCGTGGGCATCCTTGTGCTGCCGCAGATCGTGTTGCTCATCACCGCCGGCAAAGCCTACCTGGAAGCGGCACCGATCCTGCGGATCATGGCCACGGCGTCTGTACTCATCCCATTCAACGTGCAGGTGGGGTCGGCCTTCGAGGTGATCGGAAAGCCGCATGTGAGCTTTTATATTAACATTTCCGCTAACGTGGTGAACCTTGTGGTCAACATTCTGCTCATTCCCCGTCTCGGGATTATGGGGGCCGTGTGGGCTATGCTCATCACAAACGTCTTTATATTTGTAGTCAGCCAGGTGTTGCTGCGGCGCGAGATGGGCGTGAGCCTCTTGCGTACCGGCGTACAATTGGTGGAATTCTATACTACGGCCCCCGGCCACATCCGGGGCTTTATCTCAAGAAAAAAATAACATGCCCTACAATTTTGTCATCTTCAGCCTGTCGCCCTGGAACATAAACTATGGAGCAAACATCAAGGACCTCAGCTATGAGCTCGCCAAACACAACCACCGTGTCTTATATATAGACACCCCTCTGAAGCGCAAAGACCGCTGGCTGAAACGCGACAAACCCTTTGTGAGAGAAGTGGAAGAACGTATAAAATCCGGCAACCTCCTGAAACAGGTAGGAGAGAATCTGTGGCACTACATTCCGCAGGAAATATTGGAATCTGTGAACCAGGTGAAGTCCGCCTCCTTGTTCAACCTGGTGAACGGCGTGAACAACAAACGATTTTCCAAGTCCATTCTCCGGGCGGTGAAACAGATCGGCTTTGATGAATTCATCATCATCAACGACAATGAAGTCTACAACGGTCTCGCCATAAAAGAACTGGTGAAGCCATCGTTATATGTGTATTACCTGCGCGATAAGCTTTCGGCCATGAAGTATTGGAAACTTCATGTGGGCCGGGTAGAGCCTTCGCTCATCCAGTCGGCCGATGTGGTGGTGGCCAACTCGGAATACCTGTCGGACTATGCGGCGGAATTTAACAAACACAGCTACTATGTGGGCCAGGGATGTGACGTTACGCATTTCCTCACCCGTCCACCCCAAGCCGACATCGATGCGATGTTGAAGGACATCCCCGGGCCCATCGTGGGCTACATGGGCGCCATTAACGCCGAGCGCCTCGACATCAGCCTCATTGAAGGCATCGCTACAAAAATGCCGGACTACAGTTTTGTGTTCATCGGCATCGAAGATGATACCTTCAAACAAAGCGCATTGCACCAGCTGAAGAATGTGTATTTCCTCGGCAAGAAGGATTTTTCTGAACTGCCGGCATTTCTCTACGGCGTCGATGTGACCATCAACCCGCAAGCCATGAACGAGATCACCATCGGCAACTATCCACGCAAAGTCGACGAATACCTGGCCGCCGGCAAGCCCGTGGTCGCCACCAAGACGCACGCCATGAATCCCTTTCGCGAGCACGTCTATCTTGGCGAAAGCGTAGACGATTATGTAACTTTGATCCCGAAAGCGATCGCCGAGAACAACGCTGCCAAGGCCGCCGCGCGCCGCGATTTTGCCCTGGAGCATACGTGGAAGAAAAATGCCGAACTCATCCTCGAGGCTATTGAGAAGGTGAAACCGGCGAAGTAAAAAAAGAGACAGTACCCCTAAACACGATCGTGTGCGGATTGCCAATATTGTTGTCGCCCATAAAAATCCCAAGCAGGTATTGCGCCTGATGAAGCAATACGATGCGCGCCACTTCCATCACTTTGTGCACCTGGACGTGCGTTGCCCCTATGCGGGCGAATTCAACGAACTCCCGCACGTAACGCTCATGCCCATCCGGCGCAGGCTGGTCTATGCCGGCTACGGGTTTGTGCAGGTGGTGCTTGATGCGTTTGCCCTGGCGAAAGCCAAGGAGCCCTTTCAATATTTTAACGTCATGAGCGGGCAGGATTACCCCGTGAAGTCAACGGAGGCGTTCTATGAATTTTTGAAGGCTTCCTATGGCACCGAGTTCTTCGAGATCTACGACATGCCCTCATGGCCACAAGCCTATCACCGCTACGAGCGTTACCATTTGATTGAGTGGGAAGTGAAGGGCCGGTATAGACTAGAGAACCTGATCAACCGGTTTATTCCCAAGCGCGAATTCTTTCCCGGATTGGAGCCCTTTGGGCGGTCGGCCTGGTTTACGGCCACCGACCGGTTTGTGGATCACGCGGTAGCGTTTATTGAAAATAATCCCCAGTTTATCCGGCACATGAAAACCGTTTGGTCGCCCGATGAATTTATTTTCAATACTCTCGCCATGAACTCGTACCTTCGTGAGAAAGTTACGTTCAATAATCTCCGGCACATCGACTGGTCGGAAGGCAACGTGACCCCGAAGATCTTCAAAGCGGAAGACCTCCCTGTGTTGCTGGAGAGCCCGGCTTTCCTGGCACGCAAGTTTGATGACACGGTGGACGGAACGATCCTCGACCTGCTGGACCAAAGCAACCGTGCGTGGGACAACCGTAAGAAACAAACGATTGCTTAAGTTTTTAACGACTTTTGTTTTTGTATGCTTTTTAGAATGTCTAATTTTCTAAACCCTCTAATCTGAAATTGCTGTGTGTGGAATAGTTGGCTTTTGTGATTTCAACAAGCGTAGCAACGCAGACGTGTTGCAAAAAATGACGCAGTCGCTCCACCATCGTGGACCCGATGATTCCGGAACGTTCTTTGAAGAGCAATCCGGGTTTGCCCTCGGCTTTGGCCATACGCGCCTCTCCATTCTCGACCTGTCGCCGTTGGGCCACCAGCCGATGCGCGTTGGCAAAATGGTGATCACCTTCAATGGCGAAGTGTATAACTTCATGGAGATCCGTGAGCGCCTCGAGAAGGAGGGATGCACGTTCAAGAGCCATTCCGATACAGAGATGATCCTCTATGCTTTTCAGCAATGGGGGCCTTCGTGTTTGCAGTACTTCCGGGGCATGTTTGCCTTCACCCTCTATGATGAAGAAAAACAGAAGCTGTATGTGGTGCGCGACCGCGTGGGGGTAAAGCCGCTATATTATTATCACAAGGACAATACATTCCTCTTCAGCTCCACGCTGAAACCTTTCCACATGCATCCGGCTTTCCACAAGGAAGTGGATATGGCCAGCCTGGGACTGTTTTTACAGTATAGTTACATCCCAGGCCCGCATTGCATTTTCAAGCATACCCAGAAATTACTGCCCGGCCACTACCTGGAGATATCGCTGACCAACCGCGATATCAAGCTTCATAAATATTGGGATGTGGTCGACGCCTACAACCAACCGAAACTGGACGTGGGCGACGAGGAAGCGATTCGCGAAACGGAAAAGATCCTCAGCGAGTCGTTCAACTATCGCATGGTGGCCGATGTTCCCGTGGGCATTTTTCTCAGCGGCGGCTTTGACAGTTCGGCCGTGGCGGCACTTATTCAAAAGGACCGGACCGATCGCTTGAAGACCTTCACCATCGGTTTCGACGTTCCCGGATTTGACGAGGCCCCCGATGCCCGGAAGATCGCCAAGCACCTGGGCACCGATCACACCGAATACTATTGCTCGCCCAAGGATGCGTTTGATATCATCCCCAACCTGCCGGATATTTATGACGAACCCTTTGCCGACAACTCTTCCGTTCCCTCCGTGCTGGTGTCTCAACTGGCGCGCAAGCAGGTGACGGTGGCGCTTTCGGGCGACGGTGGCGATGAGATCTTTGCAGGCTATAACAAATTCAGCCAGTCGATAAAGTATGCCAACGGGTATCCGCAGTGGGTGAAGCGCTCCATTGCCAAGACCATGGGCATTATCAATCCCGATCACATTCCGGTGCTCAATCAGCAATACAACTTCTCGACCCGTTATGAGAAGATGAAGCACATTTTGCAGAGCAACGATCCTTCCGACGCCATGAACATCATCAGCCAATACATTCCGCAGCAGGAAGTGAAACGGCTGGTGGCAAAAGAATACAAAGACTATAAAACATTCTTCGACCTGAAAGAAGAATTTGCCGGCCACAACGATGCGCTGAGCAAGATGCTGGGCATCGATTACAAAACGTTTTTGAACGACAACAACCTCGTGAAGATCGACCGCGCCACCATGTCGGTGGGCTTGGAGGGAAGAGAGCCGTTCCTCGATCAGAAGGTCATCGAATACGTGTCGCGCCTCCCATCGCATTTGAAGCTGCGCGATGGGGTGACGAAGTATATTTTGAAGCAAATCGTTTATAAGCACATTCCCCGCGAGTTGATGGACCGGCCCAAGAAGCCGTTCATTGCCCCGCTCACCGTGTGGTTTATGAACGAGTTGAAAGACTTTTTCCTCAACTACCTCGACGAAGGACGTATCCGCCGCGAAGGCTTGTTGAACGCCGAGCCTATCCTGGCGATGCGCAACCAGTACCTGTCGGGGAAAAAAGTTAATCATCAAAAATTATGGAATTTGCTGATATTTGAAATGTGGATGGAGAAGTGGATGAAGTAAGTCAGCAACCCGTAAACCCCCAATAGTTTTTTGAAGCGCATAAAGATCGTTGAAGCCATCCGGCAAGGTTCCATTGGTGGCGGGGAAAGCCATGTCATCGACGTGGTGAAGCACCTGGACAAGGCGCGGTTCGAGCCCGTCGTGTTATCGTTCACGGAAGGAGAGATGATCCAGACCCTGCAGGTCATGGGGGTGAAGACCTTTGTGATTCCCACCACCACCCCGTTCGATTTCCGGGTATGGCCAAAGGTGACCGCGCTGCTAAGAGAGATCCAGCCCGACCTGGTGCATGCCCATGGTACCCGCGCCATGTCGAATGTGTTCCGCTCGTCGCGGGCGTTGAAGCTCCCTCTACTATATACCATCCACGGATGGTCGTTCCATGACAATCAGCGCCCCGTGGTGCAGCGTATCCGGGCCTGGAGCGAGGGCTTCCTGACGCGCCGCGCCAGCGTCAATATATCTGTATCCCAATCCAACCAGCAAACCGGGAAAAACAAGATCGCCGGCTTCAGGTCGGTCGTGATCATGAACGGTGTGGACCTGAACAAATTCGCCACCCAGACCAACACGCAGGGGCTACGCGACCAGTTCAACCTCCACGCCGACGATACCGTGATCGGCTTCATCGCCCGGTTTACCTACCAGAAATCGCCTGTGCTGATGGTGGAGGCGTTTGCCTCCTTATTAAAGGACCACCCCAACCTGAAACTGCTCATGGTAGGCGACGGTGAATTGATGCCCCAGGTGAAAGCGCGGATCGAAGCCCTGGGGATAGCGTCTAACGTGGTCCTGCCAGGATTCAGGAAAGACATCCCGGCGTTGCTGAGCATCATGGACGTGTATTGCCTGCCCTCGTTGTGGGAGGGGCTCCCGCTGGGCGTGATCGAAGCGATGGCCATGCAAAAGGCGATCGTCGCCACCGCTGTCGACGGCTCGAAGGAGATCATCGTGCCGGGCGAAAACGGCTTGCTGACCACGCCGGGCAACGGTGAGGAACTGCGCCAGGCGCTGGACCGCGTGGTGCGCGACAACGTTCTGCGCGAAAAAATGGCAACCAATGCCTTTCACTACGTGACGGCTAACCACAGCGTGGAGCACATGGTGCACCAGGTGGAAGATGTTTACAACACTTTGGTTTGATACGGGTTTTTGTGTTAACCTTTATAATTCTGAAATTCGATATAACTTTACCTTATCTATCATTAGACCCTTGACCATGAAAAATCTACTGATCCTCACGTTTGGAGTGCTCGTTTTTTGTCTCCCCGCCCGCGCGCAGCAAATCGATTATAAGAAGATCATTCTGCCCGATGGCATCACCAACCTGAGCATAGAAGAACGTCTGGTGCAATTGGCCTGGAAAAATAACCCGGAGGTCAAGGCCGTCCAGCACGACGTGAATGCCTCGCAGTATGATGTGAAAATAGCCGCTACGCGCTGGACCAGCTTGCTGGGCGCGCAGGGCAACTTGAACGAGTTTACCGTAAAACAGATCACGGGCTCCACGCAAACGACCAACAATTTCTATCCGCGTTACAACGTCTATCTCAACGTGCCGCTTTCGGCATTTTTTGAATTTCCCAATCAGAAAAAGGCAGCCCGCGAGCGCATGGGCATCAAACAGGAGCAATCCAACATGTTAAAGCTCGACATCCGGGCCCGGGTGCTGAAGTTATACAGCGATTACCGCAAAAACGAGACGGTTTGGCGCATCCGGAAGGAGGAATTGGACGATTTCAAGCTGAGAGTCAACACGATAGAACAGAAATTCAGCGACGGTGCCGCCACGTTGGAGGAGTATGTGACCGCCCAGCGGGTGTATCGCGACGTACAGATCCAGGAGGCGGTGGCCAAAAGCGACTGGGATAAATCGAAATTTGACCTGGAACAGGTGATTGGGGTGAAGCTTGAAGAAGTACTGTAATGCTGTTTTTTGACTTAAAAAGGTAACCACTTAAGTAAAAAAATACTTTAAAACCCTTTGAATTAGCCGAATTTGGCGGTTAGTTAAAAAAGACAAAAAAAATACTATGTAATATTTTTGTCCGTTATGGTAATATTTTTAATTTCGTGCTGTGCTTTTGTCGGCTGTCTATAGTTAATCTTTAATCTATTACCCTTTATGAAAAAGTCCCTGGCTTTAGTTGTGACCTTGTTGTTGGTTGCATTTTCAGCTTTTTCCCAGTCAGTCCCTTTTCCTACAGGCCCACGTGATAACAATGCCCTTGAAAATTGGGGCTATCAGCAAGTGGGTACCAATTGGGACACCTCACCGTTCCTGCCGTTCATTTATCAAGGCCGTTGGTTTAGGTTGATGCCTCCAAATGGAGTCACCTACACAGCCGCCACGAAGACGTGGACATTCTCGGAGCCGGGTAAGAAATACCCGCTCATTATGTTTTTACACGGTGCCGGTGAAGCGGGTACCGATAACAACAACCAGCTGAAACACGGTGGTCAGATCCACAGGGACGCGGTGCTCTCCGGCAAGTTCCCTGGTTTTTTGTTTTATGAGCAATCCTCGACACTCGACCAGATCAAAGCACAGCTTGAAAAGCTGATTGCTACGCTGCCCATCGACATCAACCGGATCTACATCCACGGTTTGTCCGGTGGTGGTGGAGATACCTGGAAGTTTGCCATTGCCAACCCGACCCTGATCGCCGGTGCGTTCCCGATGTCGGCTTCCAACGACGATGCCAAGCAAGAGAAAATGCTTTACATGAACCTGCGCCAGTCGCAAGGTGAAAGAGACAACAACCCTAACCCGGGATGGACGCAAACTATCGTTGACTGGTTCAACGCCAACGGCGGTCACCTGGAATACTTCTATTTACTCGGCGTAGGTCACGGTACATGGGATGCCATGTATAACCGCGCTGACTTCTTCCCTTGGTTTTTATCCCACAAGAAAAATGAAATCTTAGTACTCTTTAATAGGAATCTACTTTGTCCTGGTGCACCCACCTCTGTGACCATGGGCTTTACGCCCGGTTTCGATGCCTATGAATGGCAGAAAGATGGTGTGACCATACCCGGAGCAACCGCATTTAAGATCACGGCTACAGCTTTTGGTTCGTATACGGGTCGTATCAAGAACCGTGGCGTTTGGTCCGATTGGGCTACCCCGGTTGTTGTAGGCACGAAGCCTCCTACCTATACGCCTGCCATCACTCCCACAGCAGGTGAAACCATTGTGTTGCCTGCACCTGACGGATCGACCACTACTTCGCTGGAGGA carries:
- a CDS encoding FkbM family methyltransferase, with protein sequence MRNRVRFYELGLCVKSYGFWKGLVLFIKLKLKKTQSINVADARYPISLRNGSSDQLVFKQVFLLKEYDLNQDFGMPIPSDIKVIIDAGANIGLASVYFANRYPNAKIIAIEPENGNFAQLKKNTAPYKNVVPLQAALWHEKDELIINNPDSSDWGFMVEQNTSKKAGAVPALSVADLMEQYNIKSIDLLKIDIEGAEKEVFEFGAEKWLPHAKTIVVELHDRMKPGCSRVFFEAIKKENFALLVSGENLICVRA
- a CDS encoding class I SAM-dependent methyltransferase; the encoded protein is MKVSNPTSRFKLKIPSQFSVLDVGSGHNPHPRANVVTDKYIEDNYHRAGDIKVLKKQRFVQADGETLPFTDNEFDYVICCHVVEHVDHPAQFMDELSRVGKGGYLEAPSMIGEFMIPRGAHRWVLLEIDKKIVIVDKERLGMKSTHDFGDLFLDYLPRNSFGFKILQRTQQQIFTVNYEWKDRIEYVVEPTDAELKKYFTQVWDKSMYEHIVPKRSLGREYLAAMGATADIFKAVFKSKVLSRFR
- a CDS encoding flippase yields the protein MTEKNYWVRASTYVTLQRLAIFVFGFGSYFFMVRYFSKDTFGVWTLFVVITSIVEMSRSAFIQNAFVKFYSQPNIDRFSLTTASITLNFISTLVFIALMLGLIPVLTIFWHTKEIMGLILWYCSTSLILVPLTQLNYLEQANQSFRGVFWSAVVRQGFFFSVVVICFLWVPNMSLNFFAAMQSVGGIAGLVTAWILSKQFAPRRLATDRAMVRNLFKFGKYILGTGVASTIGKNADQILLGSISHSSVALYNAAVRVMNFVEIPTLSISNIVYPKIAERANLEGKEAAGRLYEKSVATIVGIILPVIVGILVLPQIVLLITAGKAYLEAAPILRIMATASVLIPFNVQVGSAFEVIGKPHVSFYINISANVVNLVVNILLIPRLGIMGAVWAMLITNVFIFVVSQVLLRREMGVSLLRTGVQLVEFYTTAPGHIRGFISRKK
- a CDS encoding glycosyltransferase, which gives rise to MPYNFVIFSLSPWNINYGANIKDLSYELAKHNHRVLYIDTPLKRKDRWLKRDKPFVREVEERIKSGNLLKQVGENLWHYIPQEILESVNQVKSASLFNLVNGVNNKRFSKSILRAVKQIGFDEFIIINDNEVYNGLAIKELVKPSLYVYYLRDKLSAMKYWKLHVGRVEPSLIQSADVVVANSEYLSDYAAEFNKHSYYVGQGCDVTHFLTRPPQADIDAMLKDIPGPIVGYMGAINAERLDISLIEGIATKMPDYSFVFIGIEDDTFKQSALHQLKNVYFLGKKDFSELPAFLYGVDVTINPQAMNEITIGNYPRKVDEYLAAGKPVVATKTHAMNPFREHVYLGESVDDYVTLIPKAIAENNAAKAAARRDFALEHTWKKNAELILEAIEKVKPAK
- a CDS encoding beta-1,6-N-acetylglucosaminyltransferase: MRIANIVVAHKNPKQVLRLMKQYDARHFHHFVHLDVRCPYAGEFNELPHVTLMPIRRRLVYAGYGFVQVVLDAFALAKAKEPFQYFNVMSGQDYPVKSTEAFYEFLKASYGTEFFEIYDMPSWPQAYHRYERYHLIEWEVKGRYRLENLINRFIPKREFFPGLEPFGRSAWFTATDRFVDHAVAFIENNPQFIRHMKTVWSPDEFIFNTLAMNSYLREKVTFNNLRHIDWSEGNVTPKIFKAEDLPVLLESPAFLARKFDDTVDGTILDLLDQSNRAWDNRKKQTIA
- the asnB gene encoding asparagine synthase (glutamine-hydrolyzing) is translated as MCGIVGFCDFNKRSNADVLQKMTQSLHHRGPDDSGTFFEEQSGFALGFGHTRLSILDLSPLGHQPMRVGKMVITFNGEVYNFMEIRERLEKEGCTFKSHSDTEMILYAFQQWGPSCLQYFRGMFAFTLYDEEKQKLYVVRDRVGVKPLYYYHKDNTFLFSSTLKPFHMHPAFHKEVDMASLGLFLQYSYIPGPHCIFKHTQKLLPGHYLEISLTNRDIKLHKYWDVVDAYNQPKLDVGDEEAIRETEKILSESFNYRMVADVPVGIFLSGGFDSSAVAALIQKDRTDRLKTFTIGFDVPGFDEAPDARKIAKHLGTDHTEYYCSPKDAFDIIPNLPDIYDEPFADNSSVPSVLVSQLARKQVTVALSGDGGDEIFAGYNKFSQSIKYANGYPQWVKRSIAKTMGIINPDHIPVLNQQYNFSTRYEKMKHILQSNDPSDAMNIISQYIPQQEVKRLVAKEYKDYKTFFDLKEEFAGHNDALSKMLGIDYKTFLNDNNLVKIDRATMSVGLEGREPFLDQKVIEYVSRLPSHLKLRDGVTKYILKQIVYKHIPRELMDRPKKPFIAPLTVWFMNELKDFFLNYLDEGRIRREGLLNAEPILAMRNQYLSGKKVNHQKLWNLLIFEMWMEKWMK
- a CDS encoding glycosyltransferase family 4 protein gives rise to the protein MKRIKIVEAIRQGSIGGGESHVIDVVKHLDKARFEPVVLSFTEGEMIQTLQVMGVKTFVIPTTTPFDFRVWPKVTALLREIQPDLVHAHGTRAMSNVFRSSRALKLPLLYTIHGWSFHDNQRPVVQRIRAWSEGFLTRRASVNISVSQSNQQTGKNKIAGFRSVVIMNGVDLNKFATQTNTQGLRDQFNLHADDTVIGFIARFTYQKSPVLMVEAFASLLKDHPNLKLLMVGDGELMPQVKARIEALGIASNVVLPGFRKDIPALLSIMDVYCLPSLWEGLPLGVIEAMAMQKAIVATAVDGSKEIIVPGENGLLTTPGNGEELRQALDRVVRDNVLREKMATNAFHYVTANHSVEHMVHQVEDVYNTLV
- a CDS encoding TolC family protein, translating into MKNLLILTFGVLVFCLPARAQQIDYKKIILPDGITNLSIEERLVQLAWKNNPEVKAVQHDVNASQYDVKIAATRWTSLLGAQGNLNEFTVKQITGSTQTTNNFYPRYNVYLNVPLSAFFEFPNQKKAARERMGIKQEQSNMLKLDIRARVLKLYSDYRKNETVWRIRKEELDDFKLRVNTIEQKFSDGAATLEEYVTAQRVYRDVQIQEAVAKSDWDKSKFDLEQVIGVKLEEVL